A window of Acidobacteriota bacterium genomic DNA:
CCCACTCGGTGAAGTGGATCTGGAAGGAGCCGTTCGAACGCACGTTCCCCTCGCTGCAGACCGACTATCCGCCCGACGACCTGCGCGACAAGCCGGTGATGGTGCTGTGCAACCACTGCGACAATCCGCCCTGTGTCCGTGTGTGCCCCACGCAGGCCACCTGGAGGCGGGACGACGGCATCGTGATGATGGATTGGCACCGCTGCATCGGGTGCCGCTACTGCATGGCGGCCTGTCCGTACGGGTCGCGCAGCTTCAACTGGAAAGACCCGCGGCCGTCGCTGGTGCAGACTACTCCCGATTTCCCGACACGCTCGAAGGGAGTTGTCGAGAAGTGCACGCTGTGCGAAGAGCGACTCGCCAAGGGTCAGCCGCTGGCCTGCGTGGCGGCGTGCCCGGCCAAAGCCCTGGTGTTCGGCAACCTGGCCGATCCCGCCTCGGAGGTCAGATCGCTGCTTCGATCCCGATTCACGATCCGGCGGAAGCCCGAATTGGGTACCCGCCCCGCGATCTACTACATCGTGTGAGGGGCGCCCATGTTCATGTTTGAGAAGGCGGTCACCGGGGGTCGGCGCTACTGGGCGTGGGTCAGCGGCCTGCTCGTTGTGATGGGTCTCGCGCTGCTGGCCTACCTGCGCCAGTTGGACGTCGGGTTGGCGGTCACGGGGCTCAGCCGCGACGTGACTTGGGGCCTCTACATCGCGCAGTTCACGTTCTTTGTTGGCGTGGCCGCCTCGGCCGTGATGGTCGTCCTGCCGTACTACCTGCACGACTACAAGGCGTTCGGCCGAATCACGATCCTCGGCGAGTTCCTCGCGATCTCCGCCGTAACGATGTGCATGCTGTTCATCTTCGTCGACATGGGACAGCCCAGGCGGGTGCTGAACGTGATGCTGTACCCGACGCCCCACTCGATGATGTTCTGGGACATGCTGTCGCTTGGCGGCTATCTGGCATTGAATGCCGTCATCGCGCTGGTCACGCTCGGCGCAGAGCGCAAGCGCGTGGCTCCACCACGCTGGATCAAGCCCGTCATCATCGTCTCGATCCCGTGGGCCGTCAGCATCCACACCGTCACGGCGTTTCTGTACAACGGCCTGCCGGGTCGGTCGTTCTGGCTGACAGCGATTCTGGCCCCGCGATTCCTGGCCTCGGCGTTCGCCGCCGGGCCGGCGTTGCTGATCCTGCTGTGTTTGATCATGAGGAAGTTGACGTGGTTCGATGCCGGACGCGAGCCGGTGCGGAAGCTTGCCGTCATCGTCACCTACGCGATGCTTCTGAACGTGTTCTTCATCGCGCTCGAGTTGTTCACTGCCCTCTACAGTCAGATTCCGGAGCACGTCGAGCATTTCGAGTACCTCTTCCTCGGACTGGGCGGTCAGGCGCCGCTCGTGCCGTGGATGTGGACCTCGTCTGTGCTCGCGGTGGCGTCGCTCATCCTGCTGCTGGTGCCGTCGTTGCGACGGCGGGAGCCGGTGCTCGCCGTCATCTGCGTGATGGTCTTTTCCTCGCTCTGGATCGACAAGGGTCTGGGTCTGATCGTCGGAGGGTTCGTGCCGTCGCCGTTCGGCGCCGTGACGCGGTACGCGCCGACGCTGACCGAGGTGCTCATCGTCCTGGGCATCTGGGCCCTGGGATGCCTGATGGTGACCGTGTTCTACAAGATCACCCTGGCCGTGCGTGAGGAGGTGGCCGCATCGTGACGTCCGGAGGGCTTGGATTCGTGTCATCGCCGCCGCGGCTGGTTGTGGCCGGCCTGGGCGGGGACTCGGGCAAGACGCTCGTGTCGCTGG
This region includes:
- the nrfD gene encoding polysulfide reductase NrfD; this translates as MFEKAVTGGRRYWAWVSGLLVVMGLALLAYLRQLDVGLAVTGLSRDVTWGLYIAQFTFFVGVAASAVMVVLPYYLHDYKAFGRITILGEFLAISAVTMCMLFIFVDMGQPRRVLNVMLYPTPHSMMFWDMLSLGGYLALNAVIALVTLGAERKRVAPPRWIKPVIIVSIPWAVSIHTVTAFLYNGLPGRSFWLTAILAPRFLASAFAAGPALLILLCLIMRKLTWFDAGREPVRKLAVIVTYAMLLNVFFIALELFTALYSQIPEHVEHFEYLFLGLGGQAPLVPWMWTSSVLAVASLILLLVPSLRRREPVLAVICVMVFSSLWIDKGLGLIVGGFVPSPFGAVTRYAPTLTEVLIVLGIWALGCLMVTVFYKITLAVREEVAAS
- a CDS encoding 4Fe-4S dicluster domain-containing protein gives rise to the protein MSISRRGFLGAAAGLSALALAGRSALETQPREPEPGGGTPAAGTRWALVIDPRKCLEAGDCTKCVDVCHTVHNVPAIAEPAHSVKWIWKEPFERTFPSLQTDYPPDDLRDKPVMVLCNHCDNPPCVRVCPTQATWRRDDGIVMMDWHRCIGCRYCMAACPYGSRSFNWKDPRPSLVQTTPDFPTRSKGVVEKCTLCEERLAKGQPLACVAACPAKALVFGNLADPASEVRSLLRSRFTIRRKPELGTRPAIYYIV